From a region of the Tachypleus tridentatus isolate NWPU-2018 chromosome 1, ASM421037v1, whole genome shotgun sequence genome:
- the LOC143225457 gene encoding T-box-containing protein TBX6L-like isoform X3: MFPSVKVRVYGLEPTMYYFVLLDIVPKDNHRYTFAGRQWLARGPADLPLTPRLYTHPDCPTSGSQLMKQSVSFHKVKLTNNVLQHEGHIYLNSMHKYVARVHIVAGSDILKIPLTCFNTFSFPETTFVAVTAYQNELVVKLKVDNNPFAKNFRFKRCAKTQMDSKCEEEKSREPLGKKTKLESFETHCSNGFEPENYQSGLTKMSHLVIPMNLKLSDSTINKMKNGSFASGLQNSLTSLNTGTETAITLHSPPSSVDTRTETTRLGNCRKTSTDTLLPPSVEMTSPLMATNHYRQLLMSLPFERNDYFSLSFNPHVSQFIPFNSAVMTSYFGLKPFSIPAFSGP, encoded by the exons ATGTTTCCTTCAGTAAAGGTCCGAGTGTATGGGCTAGAACCAACTATGTACTACTTTGTGTTACTGGATATTGTTCCAAAGGATAATCATCGTTATACATTTGCTGGTCGACAATGGCTAGCTCGAGGCCCAGCTGATCTGCCATTAACACCTCGGCTGTACACCCATCCCGACTGCCCTACTTCCGGCTCTCAGCTAATGAAACAATCAGTCAGCTTTCATAAGGTGAAGCTAACTAATAACGTTTTACAACATGAAGGGCAT ATTTACTTGAATTCAATGCACAAATACGTTGCTCGAGTTCATATTGTTGCTGGAAGTGACATTCTTAAGATACCCCTTACTTGTTTCAACACATTTTCCTTTCCGGAGACAACTTTTGTTGCTGTAACGGCTTATCAGAATGAACTA gTGGTAAAACTGaaagttgacaataatccatttGCTAAAAATTTTCGTTTTAAAAG atGTGCAAAAACACAAATGGATTCGAAATGTGAAGAAGAGAAAAGTAGAG AGCCattgggaaaaaaaacaaaattggaaaGTTTTGAAACTCATTGCAGCAATGGATTTGAGCCTGAAAACTACCAATCGGGATTAACGAAAATGTCACATTTAGTCATCCCTATGAATTTGAAACTAAGTGAcagtacaataaacaaaatgaaaaatggaAGTTTTGCATCAGGGCTACAAAATTCACTGACATCTCTCAACACTGGTACAGAGACTGCAATAACGTTGCATAGTCCACCTTCGTCTGTTGACACTAGGACAGAGACTACAAGACTGGGAAATTGTAGGAAAACTTCTACAGACACCTTGTTACCTCCTTCAGTTGAAATGACTTCCCCTCTGATGGCTACAAACCATTACAGGCAATTACTTATGTCATTACCCTTTGAGAGAAATGACTActtttctttatcatttaatcCACATGTTAGTCAGTTCATTCCTTTTAATTCAGCTGTGATGACTTCATACTTTGGACTGAAACCTTTCTCTATACCAGCCTTCAGTGGTCCCTAG
- the LOC143225457 gene encoding T-box-containing protein TBX6L-like isoform X1, which yields MSENKVQVLLENKEMWKKFDRVGNEMILSRTGRRMFPSVKVRVYGLEPTMYYFVLLDIVPKDNHRYTFAGRQWLARGPADLPLTPRLYTHPDCPTSGSQLMKQSVSFHKVKLTNNVLQHEGHIYLNSMHKYVARVHIVAGSDILKIPLTCFNTFSFPETTFVAVTAYQNELVVKLKVDNNPFAKNFRFKRCAKTQMDSKCEEEKSREPLGKKTKLESFETHCSNGFEPENYQSGLTKMSHLVIPMNLKLSDSTINKMKNGSFASGLQNSLTSLNTGTETAITLHSPPSSVDTRTETTRLGNCRKTSTDTLLPPSVEMTSPLMATNHYRQLLMSLPFERNDYFSLSFNPHVSQFIPFNSAVMTSYFGLKPFSIPAFSGP from the exons ATGTCGGAAAACAAAGTCCAAGTTTtactagaaaataaagaaatgtggaAAAAATTTGATCGGGTCGGAAATGAAATGATCCTCAGCAGAACAGGACG CCGAATGTTTCCTTCAGTAAAGGTCCGAGTGTATGGGCTAGAACCAACTATGTACTACTTTGTGTTACTGGATATTGTTCCAAAGGATAATCATCGTTATACATTTGCTGGTCGACAATGGCTAGCTCGAGGCCCAGCTGATCTGCCATTAACACCTCGGCTGTACACCCATCCCGACTGCCCTACTTCCGGCTCTCAGCTAATGAAACAATCAGTCAGCTTTCATAAGGTGAAGCTAACTAATAACGTTTTACAACATGAAGGGCAT ATTTACTTGAATTCAATGCACAAATACGTTGCTCGAGTTCATATTGTTGCTGGAAGTGACATTCTTAAGATACCCCTTACTTGTTTCAACACATTTTCCTTTCCGGAGACAACTTTTGTTGCTGTAACGGCTTATCAGAATGAACTA gTGGTAAAACTGaaagttgacaataatccatttGCTAAAAATTTTCGTTTTAAAAG atGTGCAAAAACACAAATGGATTCGAAATGTGAAGAAGAGAAAAGTAGAG AGCCattgggaaaaaaaacaaaattggaaaGTTTTGAAACTCATTGCAGCAATGGATTTGAGCCTGAAAACTACCAATCGGGATTAACGAAAATGTCACATTTAGTCATCCCTATGAATTTGAAACTAAGTGAcagtacaataaacaaaatgaaaaatggaAGTTTTGCATCAGGGCTACAAAATTCACTGACATCTCTCAACACTGGTACAGAGACTGCAATAACGTTGCATAGTCCACCTTCGTCTGTTGACACTAGGACAGAGACTACAAGACTGGGAAATTGTAGGAAAACTTCTACAGACACCTTGTTACCTCCTTCAGTTGAAATGACTTCCCCTCTGATGGCTACAAACCATTACAGGCAATTACTTATGTCATTACCCTTTGAGAGAAATGACTActtttctttatcatttaatcCACATGTTAGTCAGTTCATTCCTTTTAATTCAGCTGTGATGACTTCATACTTTGGACTGAAACCTTTCTCTATACCAGCCTTCAGTGGTCCCTAG
- the LOC143225457 gene encoding uncharacterized protein LOC143225457 isoform X4, with amino-acid sequence MSENKVQVLLENKEMWKKFDRVGNEMILSRTGRRMFPSVKVRVYGLEPTMYYFVLLDIVPKDNHRYTFAGRQWLARGPADLPLTPRLYTHPDCPTSGSQLMKQSVSFHKVKLTNNVLQHEGHVVKLKVDNNPFAKNFRFKRCAKTQMDSKCEEEKSREPLGKKTKLESFETHCSNGFEPENYQSGLTKMSHLVIPMNLKLSDSTINKMKNGSFASGLQNSLTSLNTGTETAITLHSPPSSVDTRTETTRLGNCRKTSTDTLLPPSVEMTSPLMATNHYRQLLMSLPFERNDYFSLSFNPHVSQFIPFNSAVMTSYFGLKPFSIPAFSGP; translated from the exons ATGTCGGAAAACAAAGTCCAAGTTTtactagaaaataaagaaatgtggaAAAAATTTGATCGGGTCGGAAATGAAATGATCCTCAGCAGAACAGGACG CCGAATGTTTCCTTCAGTAAAGGTCCGAGTGTATGGGCTAGAACCAACTATGTACTACTTTGTGTTACTGGATATTGTTCCAAAGGATAATCATCGTTATACATTTGCTGGTCGACAATGGCTAGCTCGAGGCCCAGCTGATCTGCCATTAACACCTCGGCTGTACACCCATCCCGACTGCCCTACTTCCGGCTCTCAGCTAATGAAACAATCAGTCAGCTTTCATAAGGTGAAGCTAACTAATAACGTTTTACAACATGAAGGGCAT gTGGTAAAACTGaaagttgacaataatccatttGCTAAAAATTTTCGTTTTAAAAG atGTGCAAAAACACAAATGGATTCGAAATGTGAAGAAGAGAAAAGTAGAG AGCCattgggaaaaaaaacaaaattggaaaGTTTTGAAACTCATTGCAGCAATGGATTTGAGCCTGAAAACTACCAATCGGGATTAACGAAAATGTCACATTTAGTCATCCCTATGAATTTGAAACTAAGTGAcagtacaataaacaaaatgaaaaatggaAGTTTTGCATCAGGGCTACAAAATTCACTGACATCTCTCAACACTGGTACAGAGACTGCAATAACGTTGCATAGTCCACCTTCGTCTGTTGACACTAGGACAGAGACTACAAGACTGGGAAATTGTAGGAAAACTTCTACAGACACCTTGTTACCTCCTTCAGTTGAAATGACTTCCCCTCTGATGGCTACAAACCATTACAGGCAATTACTTATGTCATTACCCTTTGAGAGAAATGACTActtttctttatcatttaatcCACATGTTAGTCAGTTCATTCCTTTTAATTCAGCTGTGATGACTTCATACTTTGGACTGAAACCTTTCTCTATACCAGCCTTCAGTGGTCCCTAG
- the LOC143225457 gene encoding T-box-containing protein TBX6L-like isoform X2 has translation MSENKVQVLLENKEMWKKFDRVGNEMILSRTGRRMFPSVKVRVYGLEPTMYYFVLLDIVPKDNHRYTFAGRQWLARGPADLPLTPRLYTHPDCPTSGSQLMKQSVSFHKIYLNSMHKYVARVHIVAGSDILKIPLTCFNTFSFPETTFVAVTAYQNELVVKLKVDNNPFAKNFRFKRCAKTQMDSKCEEEKSREPLGKKTKLESFETHCSNGFEPENYQSGLTKMSHLVIPMNLKLSDSTINKMKNGSFASGLQNSLTSLNTGTETAITLHSPPSSVDTRTETTRLGNCRKTSTDTLLPPSVEMTSPLMATNHYRQLLMSLPFERNDYFSLSFNPHVSQFIPFNSAVMTSYFGLKPFSIPAFSGP, from the exons ATGTCGGAAAACAAAGTCCAAGTTTtactagaaaataaagaaatgtggaAAAAATTTGATCGGGTCGGAAATGAAATGATCCTCAGCAGAACAGGACG CCGAATGTTTCCTTCAGTAAAGGTCCGAGTGTATGGGCTAGAACCAACTATGTACTACTTTGTGTTACTGGATATTGTTCCAAAGGATAATCATCGTTATACATTTGCTGGTCGACAATGGCTAGCTCGAGGCCCAGCTGATCTGCCATTAACACCTCGGCTGTACACCCATCCCGACTGCCCTACTTCCGGCTCTCAGCTAATGAAACAATCAGTCAGCTTTCATAAG ATTTACTTGAATTCAATGCACAAATACGTTGCTCGAGTTCATATTGTTGCTGGAAGTGACATTCTTAAGATACCCCTTACTTGTTTCAACACATTTTCCTTTCCGGAGACAACTTTTGTTGCTGTAACGGCTTATCAGAATGAACTA gTGGTAAAACTGaaagttgacaataatccatttGCTAAAAATTTTCGTTTTAAAAG atGTGCAAAAACACAAATGGATTCGAAATGTGAAGAAGAGAAAAGTAGAG AGCCattgggaaaaaaaacaaaattggaaaGTTTTGAAACTCATTGCAGCAATGGATTTGAGCCTGAAAACTACCAATCGGGATTAACGAAAATGTCACATTTAGTCATCCCTATGAATTTGAAACTAAGTGAcagtacaataaacaaaatgaaaaatggaAGTTTTGCATCAGGGCTACAAAATTCACTGACATCTCTCAACACTGGTACAGAGACTGCAATAACGTTGCATAGTCCACCTTCGTCTGTTGACACTAGGACAGAGACTACAAGACTGGGAAATTGTAGGAAAACTTCTACAGACACCTTGTTACCTCCTTCAGTTGAAATGACTTCCCCTCTGATGGCTACAAACCATTACAGGCAATTACTTATGTCATTACCCTTTGAGAGAAATGACTActtttctttatcatttaatcCACATGTTAGTCAGTTCATTCCTTTTAATTCAGCTGTGATGACTTCATACTTTGGACTGAAACCTTTCTCTATACCAGCCTTCAGTGGTCCCTAG